From a single Apium graveolens cultivar Ventura chromosome 2, ASM990537v1, whole genome shotgun sequence genomic region:
- the LOC141707148 gene encoding nascent polypeptide-associated complex subunit beta-like isoform X2 → MNREKLMKMAGAVRTGGKGSVRRKKKAVHKTTTTDDKRLQSTLKRIGVNAIPAIEEVNIFKDDVVIQFISPKVQASIAANTWVVSGSPQTKRPDNLDNLRKLAEQFQKQSPGADAGAAATQDDDDEVPELVPGETFEAAAEETPAQAL, encoded by the exons ATGAATAGGGAAAAGCTAATGAAAATGGCCGGTGCAGTTCGCACTGGTGGAAAAGGCAGTGTGAGAAG AAAGAAGAAGGCAGTCCACAAAACCACGACCACAGATGATAAACGATTGCAGAGCACCCTTAAGAGGATAGGGGTTAATGCTATTCCTGCAATTGAGGAAGTCAACATCTTCAAGGACGATGTAGTTATACAGTTCATTAGTCCTAAAG TTCAAGCCTCAATCGCTGCAAACACTTGGGTTGTTAGCGGTTCTCCACAAACAAAGA GGCCGGATAACTTGGATAATTTGAGAAAGCTGGCTGAGCAGTTCCAGAAGCAATCACCTGGTGCTGATGCTGGTGCAGCTGCAACACAGGATGACGACGATGAAGTCCCTGAACTTGTTCCTGGTGAGACTTTCGAAGCTGCAGCAGAGGAGACCCCTGCCCAGGCTTTGTAG
- the LOC141707148 gene encoding nascent polypeptide-associated complex subunit beta-like isoform X1, with protein sequence MNREKLMKMAGAVRTGGKGSVRRKKKAVHKTTTTDDKRLQSTLKRIGVNAIPAIEEVNIFKDDVVIQFISPKVQASIAANTWVVSGSPQTKKLQDILPGIINQLGPDNLDNLRKLAEQFQKQSPGADAGAAATQDDDDEVPELVPGETFEAAAEETPAQAL encoded by the exons ATGAATAGGGAAAAGCTAATGAAAATGGCCGGTGCAGTTCGCACTGGTGGAAAAGGCAGTGTGAGAAG AAAGAAGAAGGCAGTCCACAAAACCACGACCACAGATGATAAACGATTGCAGAGCACCCTTAAGAGGATAGGGGTTAATGCTATTCCTGCAATTGAGGAAGTCAACATCTTCAAGGACGATGTAGTTATACAGTTCATTAGTCCTAAAG TTCAAGCCTCAATCGCTGCAAACACTTGGGTTGTTAGCGGTTCTCCACAAACAAAGA aattacaagacattcTTCCAGGAATTATAAATCAATTGG GGCCGGATAACTTGGATAATTTGAGAAAGCTGGCTGAGCAGTTCCAGAAGCAATCACCTGGTGCTGATGCTGGTGCAGCTGCAACACAGGATGACGACGATGAAGTCCCTGAACTTGTTCCTGGTGAGACTTTCGAAGCTGCAGCAGAGGAGACCCCTGCCCAGGCTTTGTAG